GAGGTCCACATAGAGCTTCTCGAGCGCGCTGTGGACCTTCGTGCCCATGTAGGCCTCGATGCCCTCTTCCTCGACCTCTATGCGGTCTATGTAGGCTAGCTTGTACTGCAGGGGGCAGTTCTCAAAGGTCTCGAGTCTGGTGTGTGAGTAGACCGCCAACCACGTCACCCCCCTTGCTCCCGCAATCATCAATCGATTCGGGAATATATCTCACTATCCTTTCAGGCTGGGCTGTGCCCCTCCTACACATATGCCCTCATCACCTCCTCGAGCTCTCTCCGGCGGCCATCGGTCGAATCGACCGGCTTGAATATCGGTGACTTCCGCTCGCGCATCTGTAGGATAAACTGCCTAGGGTCCTCAGAGGCGACCTCGAACCCGAGCACGAGCAGGTCGCCCGCGAAGGCAGAGAGCCTCTCCCACCCTAGCTGCTTCAGGGCCTCTGGGGACATATGGTGCCTGGTCATCCTCCAGACCTCGACGATGGTCTCCAGCAAGTCTTCATGGACCTCTACCTTCAGTTCAGGCATCGCGTACCCCCCTCCTTCTCATGACATCGGCCAGGAGAATTCTCTCGCTCTTAGTGAGACCCCGGAGCCTAAGCGGACCGCCGCAGAGCCTGACCACGAGCTTCCGGCGGACCCTCCATGGCGCTCTCACCAGATCCGTGCCCCAGAAGCGAATCACCCTGTAGCCCAAGGCGAAGAGCTCCTGGTCCCGAATTCGGTCCCTGCGCATCGCCTCGCCTTGGTGGTAGGGCTCCCCGTCGGCCTCCATTATTATTTTGTACTCCGGAAAAAGGACATCGACCTCGTACCCTCGAACGCGCTGGTTGGTCAGGTACTTTCCGGCCAGCCCAAGTGAGTCCAGAATTCCGCAGAGACAGCGCTCGATGCAGGTCTTCACCACTAGTCTCCCCCCAGCGAAATACCATCATTTGCTTCCCAACCCAACTCATCAGTTGCGGCTATACCGCTGCACCGTATCATGGTTAGGTAGAAATGCGGAAAAAATAAATAACAAATAATACGTTACAAACGTTATGGAGTTGTGTATATGCCGGGGCTTTCGAATCTTAGGATCGTAGTCTCTTGTGTTACATTTGAGACTGTTATGGTTGTTAAACCCATCGAGTTCTACCGAGCCGACCGGGTCTATCTTATTCATTATGCACGGAAGCCGCCCTATACCGACTTTCTTAGGGAAGTCGAGTCCCAGCTAAAGCCTCTCGTACGAGAGTGCGAGCGAGTGGAGGTGAACGTTAATAGCTTCAGGGATGTTCTCAGGGTCCTTCTGCAAATAATCCGGAGAGAGAAGGGTGCCGGGAATCATGTTTATGTTAACATCAGCGCCGGGCCAAATGTTTATGGGGCCGCTGCGCTCGTCGCCTGTGGAATGGAGGGGGCGATTCCATTCAGCGTGGGGGTGAAGGAATATACGGTCAGGGATATGAGTGTGTATTGTGTCGATGGAAAGCTTGTCGGCCTCGCTAGGGCCGTGTACGACCCTACTCCCCTTCCTGAGTTCGAGATCAGGGCCCCGAAGCGGGAGCATGTGGCAGGGCTGGGGGTCCTAGACAAAATGCTCCGCCAGAGGGCGATATTGAGCGCCTCCAACATCGTCCGAAGGCTGGAAAGGGAAGGCTTGATGTCGGCCGTTTTCGACCAGAGAGGGAGGGTGACGCAAAGCGCTATAATGAGGTACCGCAGGAACTTTCTCGAGCCGTGGCTTAGGAACCAATGGGTCCGAGGCAAGGGGCGGGAGCTCTCGATAACCGAGCTCGGCAGAACTGTTTTGGAAATATTCGGCTGAGCTCGGGGGAGAGCAAGGCGTAGGAGCTAGCGCTCATGCGTATCCCATCCAATTTTTAATATAGGTGGTGGGAAATTGCGCAGGACGCCCGCGAGCGTCAGGGGTGCGGATATGGCGGAGGGTACCAGGGATAGGCTCAGGCTAAGCATTGATGGAAAGGCCCTTGAGGCTGTGAGGGGTCAAACGATTCTGCAGGTTGCGCGCGAGGCCGGGGTCTACATACCCGGAATCTGCTCCCATCCCGACCTCTCCTCGCTCGAGCTCGCGAAGCCTTCTCCATTCATATTTAGGGGAGACGAGAGAATCGAGGGGGACGTCCCTCCTACCGAAGTGAAGGGCTGCAAGCTCTGCCTAGTCGAGGTCGCGGGGAGGGGAATAGTCACATCCTGTACGACCCCCGTGGAGGAGGGCATGGAGGTGCGGACCGACACGCCGGCGGTCAGGGAGGAGAGGCAGAAGAATCTCGCGCGCATTCTTGCGAACCACCCCCACGCCTGCCTGACCTGTGCCCAGCAGGAGGGCTGCGTCCGCGAGCCTTGCTCCTCTAGCGTACCCATGGCGGAGAGGTGCTGCCCGAAGTTTGGGAAATGCGAGCTGCAGAGAGTAGCGAACTTCATCGGCGTCCCGCCGAGCACGCCAAAGTACGTGCCGCGTGGCCTCCCCATACTGAAGGACGACCCCCTCTTTATTCGCGACTACAACCTCTGCATCAACTGCGCGAGGTGCGTCAGGGCCTGCGCCGAAGTCAGGGGCGTCGGGGCGCTCGGATTTGTGTTCAAAAACGGTGAGAGGGTCGTGGGCACGACGCGCGCTCCAAGTCTCCGAGAGTCCGATTGCCGCTTCTGCGGCGCGTGCGTCGAGGTCTGTCCCACGGGCGCCCTGATGGACAAAGATGCATATACCGAGGGTGAGCGGGAGGCGGCGCTCGTCCCCTGCCGCTCCACATGCCCCCTCGGCGCTGACGTACCGGAGTACGTCAGACTCCTCGCGAGCGGGAGACCGGAGGAGGCGATTCGTGTCATCAGGGAGAGGGTGCTCCTGCCCCTCGTTCTGGGCCATATATGCCTCAGGCCCTGCGAGTCGAGGTGCCGGAGGGGGAAGGTGGATGAGCCCGTGTCGATTCGGGAGCTGAAGAGACACGCCGCGCTGAGGGGTGACAGAGCGTGGAGGGAGGGTCTCAACCGCTCTCCGGAGACGGGGAAGAGTGTTGCGGTCGTGGGCTCAGGGCCCGCGGGGCTCTCCGCCGCCTTTCTCCTCTCACTCAAGGGCCACTCCGTCGTCGTGCTCGAGAGGGAGGAGAGGCCCGGCGGCGTGCTCGCGTGGGGAATTCCGCCGTTCAGGCTGCCGCGTGAGGCCCTCGAGGCTGACCTCTCAGAGCTAGCGGGCGACCTCTTGATCAAAACGGGCATCGAGGTCGGGACCGCGGTGTCCCTCGAGGACCTCGTGAAGAGCTTCGACGCGGTCCTGCTCGCTCCTGGCCTCCCGCGCAGCCGGAGAATCGAGGTCGAGGGCGCGGGGCTCGACGGGGTCCTCTGGGGGCTGGACTTCCTGAGGGCCTACAACGCCGGCACAGCGCCCCATGTCGGAAGCAGGACGGTTGTGATCGGCGGCGGGAACGTAGCGGTGGATGTCGCCCGCGCGGCCCTGCGCTCAGGCGCAGAGGAGGTCGTGATGGCCTGTCTTGAATCTAGGGAGGAGATGCCCGCCTCGCCCTGGGAGCTCGAGGAGGCACTCGACGAGGGTGTTGAGATTCTGCCCTCCTGGGGCCCGCTGAGAATTCTAGGGAGGAGGGGGGGGCGAGCCGAAGCGATGGGGGCGGGCAATGTCTCGGAGGGAGGTGAGGCTGGGGCCGGGGGAGGTAGGGGAGGTGGTGAGTGCGTGGCGGGCGTCGAGCTCCGGCGCTGCACGCGCGTCTTCGACGAGCAGGGGCGGTTTAATCCTGCATTTGATGATTCTGTAAAAACATCCATCGAGGCCGACACTGTCATATTCGCGGTTGGGCAGGACGCGGACCTGCGCTTCATTCCTCCGGAGCTCGGGATAGAGACCCGGAAGTCAGCTGTGGTGGTCGACGCCTCTCAGATGACGACTAGGCCCGGCGTCTTCGCGGCCGGAGATATCGTGAAGCAGCCGGGCTCCGTGGTCGAGGCCGTGGCCTCGGGCAGGAGGGCGGCGTCTGCAATCGACAGGTACCTCGGCGGCGACGGAAACGTGGACATCACCCTCCGGAAATGGGTAGCCCCAGAGCAGAGAATCGGGAGGGTAGAGGGCTTTGCGACGCTTAGGAGGGTGAGGGCGAGGCGCAGGAGGGACAGGAAGGGCGGGCCCGCCATGGATAGGGAGCCCGTGGAGCTCCCACTGGAGCCCGGAGAGGCGATGGCCGAAGCCCGGCGCTGCCTTCAGTGCGATTTGAGGCTTCTGATTCGCAGGAACCCGCAACCCCCGGAGAGGTGGCTCGAGTTCATAGCAGAGAATATCGAGAAGGCGCCCGAGAGCGAGGGGGTCTACGTATTGCTCGATGAGAAAAAGGAGACTCTGAGAATCGCGGGTGTGCAGAACATCAGGGCCGCTCTCAGGGAGCAGCTGGCAGCCGGAGGGAGGGCCAGATTCTTCCATTTCGAAGAGGATAAGATGTACACGAAGAAGGAGAGCGAGCTCCTCCAGCAATATATCCAGCAGCACGGGAGGATGCCAGGCGGAGGGGAAGAGGACGAGCTATACTAAAGCGGCCCGTGCTCCCGTCCCAGCGAGCCGGGTCGGGCCCATGAGCCCCCGCTCTTCAACCACTGGGGGCCTGATGCTGGAACCCGGCGAAGGGCGGCGGAGAGGGTAAGGTCGGGGGGAGGGAAGAAAGGAGGAGGGTGGCTGTGATGTCTGAGCGCGGGAAGATGGGTAAAAGGGAGGCCGAGCTCGCGCGGGAGGGCTGGGTGAGGAGGAGCACCTACGACGAACCGCGGCTGAGCGAGATGGTGGAGATGTACAGGGAGCTCGGGCTCGAGGTGAGGCTCGAGGAGCCGGAGGCTGAGGAGCTCTGCGAGGCGTGCCTGAGGGGTGCGAAAGGAAGCCTGAAGACCATATACACAAGGGAGCCGCGGGCGGGGGAAAATGGGCCCGAGGAGCGTGGCGGTTAGTCCTCTGGGATATAGGACCGGGGATATAGGGGCCTGGTGCGCGGGAGGATCTGCTGCGTTTCTTGGGTCTAGTCGCTGGGGCCGGCCCCGATACCGGTGCTTGGTGGTGGTCTTTAAAGCGAAAACGAACAGAGGATGTTGAGGAATTTGAGGGAGACCCCGGAAGCTGAAAAGACCGCGGTGCTGTTCGCCGCCACCCTTGCCTCCTTCCTCACGCCATTCATGGGCTCGTCGGTGAATATCGCCCTGCCCGCGATCGGAGGGGAGTTCTCGATGGACGCCGTCGCGCTGGGCTGGGTTGCGACCTCCTACTTACTCTCCGCGGCGGTTTTCTTGGTGCCTTTCGGTAGGGCGGCGGACATTTACGGAAGGAAGAGGTTTTTCCGCTGGGGCGTGGTGATCTTCACAGCCTCCTCTCTACTCTCCGCTATCTCCAGCTCGGCCGCGCTCTTGATCTCTTTCCGGGTCGTGCAGGGCCTCGGGGGCGCGATGATATTCGGCACGTCCGTGGCCATCGTTACATCGGTCTATCCTCCGGGCGAGAGGGGAAGGGCGCTAGGGATAAACGTTGCCTCTGTCTATCTCGGTCTCTCCCTCGGCCCTTTATTGGGGGGCATCCTGACCCAGAGCCTCGGGTGGAGGAGCGTTTTTCTGGCGAGCGTGCTCCCCGGCTTGCTCGTCATCCCTGTCGTGGTGTTGAGGGTTGAGGGCGAGTGGGCCGAGGCGCGGGGAGAGGGGCTCGATGTCCCCGGCTCAGTCTTCTACGGTCTCGGTATCACGGCCCTGATGTGCGGCCTCTCCGCCCTCCCCGGGCCCTCCGGCGCGGGGCTGGTTCTGCTCGGCGCGCTGGGCGTCGCGGCCTTCGCGCTTCTGGAGTTCAGAAGCAAGAGCCCCGTGCTGGACATACGGCTTTTCGTAAGAAACCCGGTCTTCCTCCTCTCCAACCTGGCCGCGCTTATCAACTACAGCGCCACCTTCGCCGTGACCTTCCTCCTCAGTCTCTATCTACAGTACATCGGCGGTCTCGACCCCCGGAGCGCGGGGTTGGTTCTAATGGCCCAGCCGGTCACGATGGCCGCCCTCTCACCGCTGGCCGGAAGGCTCTCCGACAGAATCGAGCCCCGCATCATCGCCTCAGCCGGTATGGCAGTGACCGCGGGCGGACTCTTGCCCTTCACCCTACTGAGCGAAGGAACGAGGCCGGAATTCATCGCCACCGGTCTCATCGTCATCGGGACAGGCCTGGCGCTCTTCTCCTCACCCAACACGAACGCGGTCATGGGCTCTGTCGAAAGGAGGCATTATGGAGTGGCCTCGAGCACACTCGGAACGATGAGGCTGGTGGGTCAGATGCTCAGCATGGGAATCGCCATGCTAATCATCGCGACATGTGTTGGCAAGGTTGAGATTCTCCCGGAGCGGCACCCGGCCCTTCTGAGCGCGGTCAGAACAGGCTTCGCGGTCTTCTCCGCCCTATGCTTCGGTGGAGTGTTCGCCTCGCTCGCTGGGTGCAGCGCGCGGCGCGGGACGTCGTCGCCTCCTGCAAAACCTTTTAAACCAGCCGGCGATTAGCGTCCGGAGCCAATGGGAGGGGAGACACTGGCTGAGATGAGAGCCGCGGTTTTCAGGGAGAAGGGCCAGCCGATGAAAATCGAAAGGGTCCCTGTTCCGGAGTACGGTATTCGTGATGTTCTGGTTAGGGTCGCGGCCTGCGGCTTGTGCAGAACTGACCTGCACTACCTACATGGCCTGCCGACCGCGAAGAAACCCCCGATAATACTGGGCCACGAGATATCCGGAACGGTGGCGGAGACGGGCTCCGCGGTGACGGAGTTCAAAAAGGGCGACCGGGTCCTCATTCCGCCGGTTTTCGCCTGCGGCACCTGCCACTACTGCAGGACGGGGCGCGGGACCATTTGCGAGAGGCAGACCATGGTGGGGAACCACAGGGACGGTGGCTTCGCCGAGTTCATTTCAGTCCCGGCCTCGGACATATTCCACCTGCCCGAGCCGATTCCGCTTCAAGAGGGCTGCATCATCTCCGACGCCATCTCGACACCGTATCACGCCGTCGTCAACAGGGGCAGGGTCCTGCCGGGCGAGAGGGTCCTGGTCATCGGGTGCGGGGGAGTGGGCCTCTCTCTGGTCCAGATGGCCTCGCTCGTCGGTGCGAGCGTCATCGCGGTCGACATCTATGACGAGAAGCTGGAGCAGGCGAGGAAGCTAGGGGCCAGCGACGTCATTAACGCGAAAAAGGTGGAGAGCCTCTCGAAGGCGGTGAAGAAGCTCACGGGTGGTGGGGCGGACATCGCGTTCGAGGTCATAGGCAACCCGCCCACTATAGAGGAGGCATTCAGAGCGGTCAGGTGGGGGGGCAGAGTTGTGGTCGTGGGCTACACGCACGAGGACGTGAAGCTCAACGCGGGCAGAATCATGTTCTGCGAGATTGAGGTAAAGGGTTCGCTGGGCTGCGGCCTTCAGGACTACCCGAGAATCATCGAGCTAGCGAGGTCCGGGAAGCTCAGAGTCAAGGAGCTCGTGACGCACAAGTACAGGCTAGACGAAATCAACGAAGGCTTTAAAAAGCTCGAGAGCGGGGACCCATCCCTGATACGGTCCATCGTCGTCATGGAGTGAGGTGGCCGCCTTGGACTACAAGCACATATCCTTCGGAGTCTCCGACCACGTGGCTAGATTGGTGCTCAGAAGGCCCCCCAACAACATCCTGAACATCGAGATGATGATGGAGCTCAATGACGCTCTCGTCAGTGTCCAGAAAAGCGAAGGCCTGAGGGCGCTGGTGATATCTGCCGAGGGGAAGTACTTCTCGACGGGCGTGGACGTCGGAGAGCACACGAAGGACAAGGTCAGGGAGATGATCAAGGTATTCCACACTATATTCGAGAATCTGAACAAAATCGATACACCCACGGTGGCGCTCGTTCAGGGTGCCTGCCTGGGCGGCGGGTGCGAGCTCGCGCTCTACTGCGATATCGTTCTCGCGTCCGAGAGGGCGAGGTTCGGCCAGCCAGAGATAAAGGTCGGTGTTTTTCCCCCTCTCGCGGCCTACCTCCTCCCGAACACCACGGCCTACAAACATGCCGCCGACATTCTTTTGACCGGAGACACATACTCCGCGGCGGAGATGAAGGCGATGGGGCTCGTGAACCGCGTGTTCCCGGACGAGAGCTTCGCAGCAGAGAGCGAGGCATTCATTTCGAAGCTAACCGCGAGTAGCTCCGCAGTTCTCGCGATGGCCAAGCGAGCGATGCGCAGCGCCCTGGGCCAGACCTACTCTGAAGCGATGCCCGTCATCGAGGAGCTGTATCTGGAGAAACTTATGGCGACAGAGGACGCGAGCGAGGGGCTCGCCGCTTTTCTCGAGAAAAGGAAGCCCATCTGGAAAGACAGATAGTTCGTTGAAGTCTCCGGGAGGCCTGTTGAAATGGAACTCGAAGGGAAGAATGCAATAGTGACCGGTGGAAGCATGGGAATAGGCCGGGCAATATGCCTCGCGCTGGGGCGGGAGGGGGCGAACGTGGCGCTGAACTACAGGAGGCATGATGCCGAGGCAAAAGAGGTCGTGAGAGAGCTGGAGGCGATGGGCAGGAAGGGTCTGGCGATAAAGGCAGACGTCACCTCGTTCAAAGAAGCGGAGAATATGGTCCAGACCGTGCTGAAGGAGTGGGGCAGCATCCACATTCTCGTCTGTAATGCCGGCATCAACTGGGATAGCGTGATATGGAAAATGACGGAGGAGCAGTGGGACACGGTCATCAACACGAACCTGAAGGGCTATTTCAACTACAACCGCGCCGTCGCTGGAATATTTAAGGACCAGAGGTATGGTAAAATAGTCAACGTGACCTCGATAAACGGCCTCCGGGGCAAGTTCGGTCAGACCAACTACTCGGCTTCGAAGGGCGGCGAGATAGCGATGACGAAGGCCCTCGCTAAGGAACTCGGTAAGTTCAACGTGAACGTGAATTGCGTCGCGCCGGGCATGGTGATGACAGAGATGGCAAAGAAGATTCCTCCGGAGTTCCTCGAGAAAGCGATAGACGAGACAGTACTAGGCAGAATAGCAACACCCGAGGACGTCGCAAACGTGGTTGTGTTTCTCTGCACGGAGAAGGCGAGGCACATCACCGGGGAGGTCATCAAGGTCGACGGCGGGCAGTACATCTGAGGTGAAGGAGATGAGGGTCGCGGCGGTCGGAATCGGTCACGGGGTCTTCGGGAGGAGGAGCGACGCGAACGTGCAAGAACTGGCGTTCGAGGCGTTCAGAGAGGCACTGCGAGACGCGCGAAACCTTGAGAGAAAGGACATCGAGGCCGCTGTTCTGGGTTCCGTCCCGGAGTACCACAAGCAGAGGTCCCTCGGGGGTGTGATCGCAGAATATCTCGGACTCAATCCGAAAGCGATTTGGCTTACGGAGTGCGCCTGCGCCTCCGGCAGCGCGGCGATTCGGACCGCTTATATGGCGATAAAATCCGGGATGCATAGTGTGGTCGCGGTCATAGGCGCGCAGAAAATGACCGAGCTCACCACGCCCGAGATTCTGGCGCTGATGGGGCGTGTGGGAGAGGTCCAGTGGGAGTCGATATTCGGAACCACTTTTCCGGGCTACTACGCGATGTTCGCTAACGCCCACATGCACCGGTGGGGCACGACCAGAGAGCAGATGGCCGCTGTGGCGGTGAAGAACCATTACTACGGCTCGATGAATAAATACGCGATGTTCCAGAAGCCCGTGACGCTGGAGAAGTGTCTCGAGTCCGACCCAGTGGCCTATCCCTTCGGAATCTTCGACTGCTGCGCCAACGCCGATGGCGCCGCCTGCGTGATTCTTGCCTCTGAAGAGAGGGCCCGGGAGTTCACAGACGAGCCCGTCTGGCTCGAGGGTCTGGGCTGCGCAACGACATCGATGTCCGTTCTCCGAAGGCCCAACCATTGGAGCCTCCCGAGCGCCAGGGAGGCTGCGAGACAGGCCTACAAACAGGCGGGCGTTGGGCCAAGGGACATAAAGGTGGCGGACGTTCACGACTGCTTCACCATAGCCGAGATAATGGCATACGAGGACCTGGGCTTCTGTGAGGAGGGAAAGGGTGGAAAGTTCATAGAGGAGAAGCAGTCCTACATCGGAGGCGCCCACCCTGTCAACGTCGACGGCGGCCTGAAGGCCAAGGGCCACCCGATAGGGACAACGGGCGTCTCGATGACGGTGGAGATCGTAAAACAGCTGCGGGGCCACGCAGAGAAGAGGCAGGTCCCGGGCGCGGACATCGGCCTGACGCACAATGTCGGCGGCATAGGGCAGTACTGCTTTGTCCACATATGGAGGAGGTGAGGGCTTGTTCAAGTGGTTCGGGAAAATCAATTTCGTTCCGTACACAAAGGTTAGCGAGTTTGCGCAGCACCTGAAGGAGGGCAGAATAATGGGCACGCGCTGCAGGGGCTGCGGGGCCGTCACCTTCCCCCCGAGGGCGGACTGCGCGGAGTGCATGTCCCCGGAGTTCGAGTTCGTCCCGTACAGCGGCAAGGCGAGGCTGGTCACCTTCACGCA
This window of the Thermoplasmata archaeon genome carries:
- a CDS encoding DUF559 domain-containing protein produces the protein MVKTCIERCLCGILDSLGLAGKYLTNQRVRGYEVDVLFPEYKIIMEADGEPYHQGEAMRRDRIRDQELFALGYRVIRFWGTDLVRAPWRVRRKLVVRLCGGPLRLRGLTKSERILLADVMRRRGVRDA
- a CDS encoding DUF6293 family protein — translated: MPGLSNLRIVVSCVTFETVMVVKPIEFYRADRVYLIHYARKPPYTDFLREVESQLKPLVRECERVEVNVNSFRDVLRVLLQIIRREKGAGNHVYVNISAGPNVYGAAALVACGMEGAIPFSVGVKEYTVRDMSVYCVDGKLVGLARAVYDPTPLPEFEIRAPKREHVAGLGVLDKMLRQRAILSASNIVRRLEREGLMSAVFDQRGRVTQSAIMRYRRNFLEPWLRNQWVRGKGRELSITELGRTVLEIFG
- a CDS encoding FAD-dependent oxidoreductase, with product MAEGTRDRLRLSIDGKALEAVRGQTILQVAREAGVYIPGICSHPDLSSLELAKPSPFIFRGDERIEGDVPPTEVKGCKLCLVEVAGRGIVTSCTTPVEEGMEVRTDTPAVREERQKNLARILANHPHACLTCAQQEGCVREPCSSSVPMAERCCPKFGKCELQRVANFIGVPPSTPKYVPRGLPILKDDPLFIRDYNLCINCARCVRACAEVRGVGALGFVFKNGERVVGTTRAPSLRESDCRFCGACVEVCPTGALMDKDAYTEGEREAALVPCRSTCPLGADVPEYVRLLASGRPEEAIRVIRERVLLPLVLGHICLRPCESRCRRGKVDEPVSIRELKRHAALRGDRAWREGLNRSPETGKSVAVVGSGPAGLSAAFLLSLKGHSVVVLEREERPGGVLAWGIPPFRLPREALEADLSELAGDLLIKTGIEVGTAVSLEDLVKSFDAVLLAPGLPRSRRIEVEGAGLDGVLWGLDFLRAYNAGTAPHVGSRTVVIGGGNVAVDVARAALRSGAEEVVMACLESREEMPASPWELEEALDEGVEILPSWGPLRILGRRGGRAEAMGAGNVSEGGEAGAGGGRGGGECVAGVELRRCTRVFDEQGRFNPAFDDSVKTSIEADTVIFAVGQDADLRFIPPELGIETRKSAVVVDASQMTTRPGVFAAGDIVKQPGSVVEAVASGRRAASAIDRYLGGDGNVDITLRKWVAPEQRIGRVEGFATLRRVRARRRRDRKGGPAMDREPVELPLEPGEAMAEARRCLQCDLRLLIRRNPQPPERWLEFIAENIEKAPESEGVYVLLDEKKETLRIAGVQNIRAALREQLAAGGRARFFHFEEDKMYTKKESELLQQYIQQHGRMPGGGEEDELY
- a CDS encoding MFS transporter gives rise to the protein MRETPEAEKTAVLFAATLASFLTPFMGSSVNIALPAIGGEFSMDAVALGWVATSYLLSAAVFLVPFGRAADIYGRKRFFRWGVVIFTASSLLSAISSSAALLISFRVVQGLGGAMIFGTSVAIVTSVYPPGERGRALGINVASVYLGLSLGPLLGGILTQSLGWRSVFLASVLPGLLVIPVVVLRVEGEWAEARGEGLDVPGSVFYGLGITALMCGLSALPGPSGAGLVLLGALGVAAFALLEFRSKSPVLDIRLFVRNPVFLLSNLAALINYSATFAVTFLLSLYLQYIGGLDPRSAGLVLMAQPVTMAALSPLAGRLSDRIEPRIIASAGMAVTAGGLLPFTLLSEGTRPEFIATGLIVIGTGLALFSSPNTNAVMGSVERRHYGVASSTLGTMRLVGQMLSMGIAMLIIATCVGKVEILPERHPALLSAVRTGFAVFSALCFGGVFASLAGCSARRGTSSPPAKPFKPAGD
- a CDS encoding zinc-binding dehydrogenase, coding for MGGETLAEMRAAVFREKGQPMKIERVPVPEYGIRDVLVRVAACGLCRTDLHYLHGLPTAKKPPIILGHEISGTVAETGSAVTEFKKGDRVLIPPVFACGTCHYCRTGRGTICERQTMVGNHRDGGFAEFISVPASDIFHLPEPIPLQEGCIISDAISTPYHAVVNRGRVLPGERVLVIGCGGVGLSLVQMASLVGASVIAVDIYDEKLEQARKLGASDVINAKKVESLSKAVKKLTGGGADIAFEVIGNPPTIEEAFRAVRWGGRVVVVGYTHEDVKLNAGRIMFCEIEVKGSLGCGLQDYPRIIELARSGKLRVKELVTHKYRLDEINEGFKKLESGDPSLIRSIVVME
- a CDS encoding enoyl-CoA hydratase/isomerase family protein, coding for MDYKHISFGVSDHVARLVLRRPPNNILNIEMMMELNDALVSVQKSEGLRALVISAEGKYFSTGVDVGEHTKDKVREMIKVFHTIFENLNKIDTPTVALVQGACLGGGCELALYCDIVLASERARFGQPEIKVGVFPPLAAYLLPNTTAYKHAADILLTGDTYSAAEMKAMGLVNRVFPDESFAAESEAFISKLTASSSAVLAMAKRAMRSALGQTYSEAMPVIEELYLEKLMATEDASEGLAAFLEKRKPIWKDR
- a CDS encoding 3-oxoacyl-ACP reductase family protein — protein: MELEGKNAIVTGGSMGIGRAICLALGREGANVALNYRRHDAEAKEVVRELEAMGRKGLAIKADVTSFKEAENMVQTVLKEWGSIHILVCNAGINWDSVIWKMTEEQWDTVINTNLKGYFNYNRAVAGIFKDQRYGKIVNVTSINGLRGKFGQTNYSASKGGEIAMTKALAKELGKFNVNVNCVAPGMVMTEMAKKIPPEFLEKAIDETVLGRIATPEDVANVVVFLCTEKARHITGEVIKVDGGQYI
- a CDS encoding thiolase domain-containing protein encodes the protein MRVAAVGIGHGVFGRRSDANVQELAFEAFREALRDARNLERKDIEAAVLGSVPEYHKQRSLGGVIAEYLGLNPKAIWLTECACASGSAAIRTAYMAIKSGMHSVVAVIGAQKMTELTTPEILALMGRVGEVQWESIFGTTFPGYYAMFANAHMHRWGTTREQMAAVAVKNHYYGSMNKYAMFQKPVTLEKCLESDPVAYPFGIFDCCANADGAACVILASEERAREFTDEPVWLEGLGCATTSMSVLRRPNHWSLPSAREAARQAYKQAGVGPRDIKVADVHDCFTIAEIMAYEDLGFCEEGKGGKFIEEKQSYIGGAHPVNVDGGLKAKGHPIGTTGVSMTVEIVKQLRGHAEKRQVPGADIGLTHNVGGIGQYCFVHIWRR
- a CDS encoding Zn-ribbon domain-containing OB-fold protein, whose translation is MFKWFGKINFVPYTKVSEFAQHLKEGRIMGTRCRGCGAVTFPPRADCAECMSPEFEFVPYSGKARLVTFTQISAAPTGFEDIAPYTIGLADLPEGGRVLAWVSGIDVRELKIGMELKLVPRIFEEIPEIKLYYTLERP